A stretch of the Lolium perenne isolate Kyuss_39 chromosome 3, Kyuss_2.0, whole genome shotgun sequence genome encodes the following:
- the LOC127339712 gene encoding uncharacterized protein — MATAIQDAAKTNAATTRQLARLDERLDAQAQALERFHDRPPSLEEDDPDPDVTAIAGTGTLKTARVAWQGETAGASASQGALGRGTTRESARGSGTNNTATGGAGFLGGGGIGGAGGGGVGGASGGGFIRGLKSEIRGLVESQVPQTVERAILLALVQEEVLADAKCWTGKTYQHNRQEAAPARTEQGKPSVKCAKKAELHALTVEKEAEIIVDEVLNVMIILVDSGSSGSFLNTGLAEKLKCQIQKTEAVSVKLPNEQSLHCDSLVPDFTWWTQGETFHTPMRMLNIGAYDAILGVDWLKRHGPIKGDWITKKIKITNAGKRFWLQGITLEEQTTLCELPIEQLAKWTKGNDVWALAVLRPEMEHITEPIPNAVQEVLDEFATVFAEPTTLPPARPYDHTIPLKPDATPFNVCPYRYSPEHKDEIERQIRNMIASGLIAPSMSPFASPVLLVQKKDGTWRFCVDYRRLNELTIRNVFPMPVIDELLDELAGAYVFSKLDLCAGYHQIRMHPADEAKTAFKTNQGHYQFKVMPFGLCNAPATFKCVMNEVLSPCLRRSVLVFMDDILVYSQSMEEHVFHLKEVLQLLQGQQLFVKRSKCTFAADKLEYLGHIISAEGVATDPSKTQAMADWPIPLSITEIRGFLGLTGYYRKFVSHYGIIAKPLTNLLKKKSFEWSEQATEAFQALKEAMLSTPMLSLPNFQKQFVVETDAYNPKSWTSHLPLVEFWYKSSVHSSLGCSPFKALYGLEPNMGALPDMSQAEESPVTDILTERAAQLTVLKENLARAQNHMKRNADKKRVEKEFSVEDKVLLKLQPYAQASVVNMSYPKLAYKFFGPFKVLERIGKAAYMLELPANSKVHDVFHVSQLKEFHPYYTQVFATLPKLPSLDSVDTEPEAILDRRLVKKGNVAVPQVLIKWLGIPADSPTWEDWEVLKMRFPNVLAWGQASTSPGGIVTTDGIDDVP; from the exons ATGGCCACCGCGATCCAGGACGCGGCGAAGACGAACGCGGCCACAACCCGACAGCTCGCACGCCTGGATGAGCGCCTGGATGCGCAAGCACAAGCACTCGAGCGCTTCCACGACCGCCCGCCTTCACTAGAAGAGGACGACCCCGACCCGGACGTCACTGCCATCGCAGGGACGGGCACGCTCAAGACGGCGCGCGTCGCATGGCAAGGGGAGACGGCGGGAGCATCTGCGAGCCAAGGAGCACTAGGGCGTGGCACGACTCGAGAATCCGCTCGAGGTAGCGGCACCAACAACACTGCTACCGGAGGCGCTGGTTTTCTCGGCGGCGGTGGAATTGGTGGTGCAGGCGGCGGGGGAGTTGGTGGCGCAAGCGGCGGTGGA TTTATTCGTGGACTCAAGTCTGAAATCAGGGGGCTTGTGGAATCCCAGGTACCTCAAACTGTCGAGCGAGCCATTCTTCTAGCACTGGTTCAGGAAGAGGTTTTGGCAGATGCAAAATGTTGGACAGGAAAAACTTATCAGCACAACCGACAAGAGGCTGCTCCAGCACGAACAGAGCAAGGAAAACCATCCGTGAAG TGTGCAAAAAAGGCAGAGCTGCATGCCTTAACAGTGGAAAAAGAAGCAGAGATCATTGTAGATGAAGTCCTGAAC GTGATGATCATTCTAGTCGATTCTGGCAGCAGTGGGAGTTTCCTCAATACAGGATTAGCAGAAAAACTTAAGTGCCAAATTCAGAAAACTGAAGCTGTTTCCGTTAAGTTGCCCAATGAGCAATCTCTCCATTGCGACAGTCTTGTGCCAGATTTCACTTGGTGGACACAGGGGGAAACTTTCCATACACCTATGCGCATGCTGAACATAGGTGCTTATGATGCAATACTTGGGGTTGATTGGCTAAAAAGACATGGACCAATAAAAGGCGATTGGATAACCAAGAAGATAAAAATCACCAATGCTGGGAAGCGATTTTGGTTACAGGGCATTACTTTAGAAGAGCAAACAACCCTGTGTGAACTGCCAATAGAGCAATTAGCTAAATGGACAAAGGGTAATGATGTATGGGCTCTAGCAGTACTCAGACCCGAAATGGAGCACATCACAGAGCCTATTCCCAATGCAGTACAAGAGGTTTTGGATGAATTTGCCACAGTTTTTGCCGAACCGACGACTTTACCTCCAGCACGTCCATACGACCATACCATTCCACTCAAACCTGACGCCACACCATTCAATGTGTGCCCTTATAGGTATTCACCAGAGCATAAGGATGAAATTGAACGACAGATTCGAAACATGATTGCATCTGGTTTGATAGCACCCAGCATGTCTCCTTTTGCATCACCTGTGCTGCTGGTACAAAAGAAAGACGGCACTTGGCGCTTTTGCGTCGATTACAGAAGGTTAAATGAGCTCACGATAAGGAATGTTTTTCCAATGCCAGTCATAGACGAATTACTAGATGAGCTAGCTGGGGCTTATGTTTTTTCCAAGCTGGACCTGTgtgcaggataccatcaaatccggATGCATCCTGCAGACGAAGCCAAGACTGCTTTCAAAACTAATCAGGGACACTATCAATTTAAGGTCATGCCCTTCGGCCTTTGCAATGCACCAGCAACTTTTAAatgtgtaatgaatgaagtgttgAGTCCCTGTTTGCGTCGCTCTGTcttggtattcatggacgatattCTGGTATATAGTCAGTCTATGGAGGAGCATGTCTTCCACTTAAAGGAAGTGCTCCAGTTACTGCAAGGTCAACAACTATTTGTGAAAAGATCTAAATGCACCTTTGCTGCTGATAAACTGGAATATCTCGGGCACATAATCTCAGCAGAAGGAGTGGCCACCGACCCTAGCAAAACTCAAGCAATGGCAGATTGGCCAATACCCCTCTCTATAACTGAAATACGTGGGTTTCTCGGCTTAACCGGATATTACAGAAAGTTTGTAAGCCATTATGGCATCATTGCTAAACCTTTGACAAACCTCCTGAAGAAGAAAAGTTTTGAATGGTCTGAACAAGCAACTGAAGCATTTCAGGCTCTCAAGGAAGCAATGTTGTCAACACCTATGCTTAGTTTACCCAACTTCCAGAAGCAGTTCGTCGTGGAGACAGACGCAT ACAACCCCAAGAGCTGGACGAGTCACTTGCCACTAGTTGAATTTTGGTACAAATCATCGGTACACTCTTCACTGGGATGTTCGCCGTTCAAGGCTCTCTATGGGCTTGAACCAAATATGGGAGCCTTACCTGATATGTCGCAAGCAGAAGAATCTCCAGTGACAGACATTCTCACAGAGCGAGCTGCACAACTCACTGTGCTGAAGGAGAACCTGGCAAGGGCTCAAAATCATATGAAACGAAATGCAGACAAGAAGCGAGTAGAGAAAGAATTCTCGGTGGAGGACAAGGTGCTGTTGAAACTCCAACCCTATGCCCAAGCTTCTGTGGTGAACATGTCATACCCGAAGTTGGCCTACAAATTCTTCGGTCCTTTTAAGGTGCTGGAGCGAATTGGGAAAGCAGCCTACATGCTTGAACTACCAGCGAACAGCAAAGTCCATGATGTGTTCCATGTCTCCCAGCTAAAGGAGTTCCATCCATACTATACTCAAGTATTTGCTACATTACCTAAGTTACCATCCTTGGACTCCGTCGACACTGAACCAGAAGCCATCCTTGACAGAAGATTGGTCAAGAAAGGGAATGTTGCTGTTCCTCAAGTTCTTATCAAATGGCTGGGCATTCCAGCAGACTCGCCCACCTGGGAGGATTGGGAGGTGTTGAAGATGAGATTTCCAAATGTGcttgcttggggacaagcaagTACTTCTCCGGGAGGCATTGTCACTACGGACGGCATCGACGACGTGCCTTAG
- the LOC127342830 gene encoding uncharacterized protein, whose product MPFYWEYLVKYYQHNAPNQDSLLKPGADQIATNGSGCGNYLSAATKCCIEKEDQLISVLNTQSEHMASSIVLSHIIKERAHLLISRKDELSEVSMAAFVCIGNEAELMYQMLELNAGPDDIQLSDLIRMCALCLMNYGGHRSIAAAGAMVGIANEAKLICEWLRKENELIVYHDPSLPRYYFHGKIIRERAVNLMFNLVEDSSSC is encoded by the exons ATGCCCTTCTATTGGGAGTACCTCGTGAAATATTACCAGCACAATGCTCCTAACCAGGATTCACTGTTGAAACCGGGAGCAGATCAAATTGCTACTAATGGAAGTGGATGTGGGAATTACTTGTCTGCTGCCACCAAGTGT TGTATCGAGAAGGAGGATCAACTTATTTCGGTGTTGAATACTCAGTCAGAACACATGGCCAGCTCGATCGTCCTGAGTCACATTATCAAAGAACGTGCACATCTCCTGATCTCCAGGAAGGATGAGCTTTCTGAGGTGTCTATGGCTGCCTTTGTG TGTATTGGCAACGAAGCTGAGTTGATGTATCAGATGCTGGAGCTCAATGCTGGACCCGATGACATCCAGTTGAGTGATTTAATCCGGATGTGTGCCTTATGTCTTATGAACTACGGAGGTCACAGATCTATTGCAGCTGCTGGTGCCATGGTG GGTATTGCTAACGAGGCGAAGTTGATATGTGAGTGGTTGAGGAAAGAAAATGAGCTTATTGTCTACCACGACCCATCTTTACCCCGATATTATTTTCATGGCAAGATTATCCGGGAGAGAGCTGTGAATTTGATGTTCAATTTAGTGGAAGATTCTTCTTCCTGTTAG